CCTTtagttttctccccctttttggcatcatcaggattttcaacatagatgattgaaggaggagcagtgccagtggtttgaagcagatgagctttaatggctttgatatctgcttgagtatctttgtacctagcttcaatgacatttctgaccatttgaagttgaacttcatgctgttgatctgcatattgtgtttgtttgtgaagcagaggttgaaacAGATGCCATAGCTCAGCAGGGGATGGAACAGATGTTGCAGATGGTGCAACAGTGGGTGtagccttttgagcttgtaacaactgttgcagcatagttttgatttctgcaacagatgtgtcaagtttatcaaccctctccgtcaattctttgtattttaaaccatcacccaagttaatgggatcattcgatttcccaccagtggtggttgtatcagtggttgacttaggaaaagtttcccaaaaatcatccactgatgccccttgttctcggtACTGCGGATTTCTTTCTTCAGCAGAGGTTACCATTTTAAGGTCACCAGTGTATAATGGAAACACACCAGTGGACACTATGgttcccaaagaagaaattgccttcaagggagtctcactaatgaaactactgtccaggtgtaaaccagtgggttcaacacctgTAGTaactgctccacttgaactactgacaggaattaattgtaattcctgcagtgtagcctcctcaactgttggtgggttagcagagatagagacaccagactcagtcacttgttgtggtatattctcattgacaggtgattgagaagaactgATTTGTGTCTGGGCTATATCAAGTGCATCCAACAGAGGTATCATTGATGGTGAGAGTTGTGCAGTGAGGATAAgggtagaaagagaatttgcggGAGCTGGGCTGTGGAAGAAGGGATTTGAGGGAGAGATACATTAGAAATgtggtttgaaaatacaaaagaagagAACACGAGAATGTAAATATAAAGAGTGAAATGAGAATATAAATCAGTTTATATAAGAAGATAGATGATTGACAGAACTGAGTGAGTGACATGTATTAATTGAAAATTACATATCACATGTATTATGAATTTCAAATTACCCgcaatttcaaaacatctgcTAACGTATACGTTTGACAAAGGAACCATCTGCTACTTTCTTGTAGATGGGTAGTGGTTTTCTCTTTAAAATGTGGGCCAAACCTTTTAACATTTGAATACACAAGGCAGTGctttaaaattaaattaaatgtattttaaagtgatttatatgtattttaaagtgatttatatattagactttatgatgtaataatgacataagaaaagcattgttggacaACCTTCTACCGACACATAACTTTTCTTATATgattgggatttctccttttcTTATATCATTGGGATTTCTCTAGAAAGTATAGATATATATGATTATATTATGGGTTGGGAACCCCATGGTGTTGGTAAGAATTAATGATCCCCTTAAAATTTTATGGATCCGagattgtttgtttgttattAAACATAAAATTTATTGACTAGTGTAACACTGGTTATCAACCGATGTTCACCCCGTTAAAAAGTGATTGGTGATAGTTTTAATTATATTATAATCAAGTACaagacaaaaaaagaaaaaagcaTCTTATTTATCTTATTATTTTTCTACATACATCACATAAACAGGGTTTATGCACTAGATAAAGGTTGTTATCGGATTCAAGAGGAACAAGTGACACAAGTACAACCATCAGCACACTTGCAAAAGGCTTTCCCGGTGCCCTCCGACGGTGTAGCTTGGGAGCAGCTGCAAGGATTGCATCCACAATGACCACCACACGAACACTTCTTATGCTCCACCTCACCACCACCGCTCTCCATGCGTCCACTCTTGCACCTGCAACCACACACATATATCAATCAAACATGTATGTACGCTGGCTTCAAACACATGCAGAAAGAGCcaaagagagagaaagtgagaCCTGCAGGAAACACCACCGGGGCACGGTGAAGGACAGCCGCACCTCTCGTCACATATAACACCCCTACCTCTTATGTCCGCCATCCTTGTTAGTTTTTCTactttttttacttatttttaagatatatatagaTTGGAAGAGTGAGCAACGTGGTGGGTTGTGGTGATGGAGAGTTTGACATTTGGACATGTCGTGGCATTAGAGTAGACAACACACCATTTGTTTTGACTTTTCGGCAGTAGCATTTGGTATTCATTCCTTTTGTAATTTGTAATATTAAACTAGTTTTTGCACCACCCGTGTTGCGGAGcaataagccgaatatttctctctcataatatatatgtctgtgtttcggttagttgtacatactactcataacacgatctcaaaaaaaaattaaatcgagttaaccaattaaaacaaaaacactaccatacatttactaaaaaaaaaaaaactaaaacgattgaaagactataattttaaactgagagcaaaattgtaatttttcaggacaaatgagcATGTATCAGGCATGCCTGGACGAATAAAAATCACACCTATGCCCTCTCGCGTTGCAGGGCGTTAAatcaaatatttcttagtttcataatatgtatgcatgtatttaggttacttgtacatactacttataacacaatctaaaaaaatacatcgagacaaccaattaaacgaaaacactaccatagttttgctaaaaaaaacttaaaacaaTAACAGGtctgtaattttgagctgggggtaAAATACTAATTTGTCACGaccaatgagcgagtgttagacaactgcttgacacaataaaagttacattgagtcaaccaagcaaaataaaacagtactatagttttgcaaaaaaaaaaaaaaaaaaaaaagcaaaacgatggcaagatcataatttttaactggggtagaaatcgtaatttttgaagtgggagcaaaatcataattttgaacagagggcaaaatcgtaaaaatATTTTGAATTGGGGGCGAAATCATAAATTTAAACTGAggacaaaatcataattttaagctatgggggaaaacataattttattttgaactgtgggcaaaaacgtaattttgagttggaggcaaaatcgtaattttgagctagggcaaaaacatatttgtattttgaagggggggggggggcaaaagcgtaattttagacggagggcgaaaccgtaaaTTTAAACTCGGAGTAGAATTAGAAATGggtttttgaactgagggcaaaagcgtaaattttgaGCCAgggcaaaaatataattttattttgaatcaggggcaaaaacgtaattttaaacaaaggaTGAAACCGAAATTTTAAGCTGGGAATAAAattaagagtgaatttcaagttttgttctttatctttaggccattttgtaagttttgtcctttatgtttaaatttgacgagttttgtcctttatgtttaaaaatcaagcacgttttgtcctttatgcttgatttttaaggacaaaacgtgcttgattttttaaacataaaggacaaaacgtgtttgatttttaaacataaagggtaaacgtgcttgatttttaaacataaagaacaaaactcgtcaaatttaaacataaaggacaaaacttgcaaagtggcctaaagataaaggacaaaacttgaaattcactctaaaattaaattaaaaatgggATGGTCCAATGGGGAAGTGTCAGgcaagctgcctggcactattccctcaACTTCAAAATGTATATGTAGTAAATAGTAGATTGTAGCCAAtggtcgcgcgttgcggcggcggcGCATTAGTTGTTTATAGTTGGCGGCACGTTATGTGAtacgttaaccatatgaaaacgcgtGTTTCAACGTTCCGATCTAAAGCATTGTGGTTGCAAAAGAAACATTATCAAACCCGAGTTGGTTTATTTAGTGAGTTCCATCCAACCACTACACCACTATTacctttaaaataaaaaaatatgtatttttttttttttgagatattAACATTTGACTTAAAAAGATGTCAaattataatatttaaataaatgatTCCCACACATAAAAAAATGAGGATTTAGTATTTGGTAAACCAATTTCTAAAATCAGTAGAAGAATAAAAAAGGAAGTTGAATGATGAAGCAATGCATGGACAAATAAACGGATAGTATAAAACCAAAAATCAAAAACCAAAAACCGTCATCCTTGTGATGCTTAATAAACAGGGTGTTTATGTCAATGTTTCTAACTTAAATGAGAAAAATAGAAATTTAGAAAAGTGAAGGGGGTTAGTTGTACATGTTTGAAAGCTTACTCTTTTTACTCTTTTACCAATGTTCTTTTACTCTATTTATCAACTACCATAGCATATTGCATTTTGTACTTTAACTCGccaaacaataataataatatagggtaaattacacttttcgtcctttatttTTTATCAGATtacaatggatagcctttaactttaataattagaGTCGCAGTCCTTGATTTGGAAAACTCGGTACAtctttcgtcctttagcactaacttggttaccttttatggttaaatctagtcatgtgcATTGCACGAGGGTATAATTGTCTTTTTaccaatttattaaaaaaataattaaataaaactagTACATCTTCTTCTCTCTCCTTCCATCTCTCTTAATTGTCTACAGCAAAAGAAAGTAGGTGTGGGGTGCCGGTGGCTGGTGGTGGTTTATCTAGAAGTGTGAATAGTCAAGCCCCGACAGTGAAGAATAATCAAACGACGTTGTCTCCTCCGTTTCTCCCTGCTTCGAATTGGAAGTGATTTTATAATGGTAGACTGAATAATGCATATCAAATGCTTAAACGGAAGCCTAAATCTTGCACTTTACCAAGGTGTGTTGAACTAAAAACCCTCATTATTAGATTATTAGTTAATTGCTATTAGTTCATTATGATAGTGATTTTATAAATGGTTATATAGGTTGGATGGAAGCCATATGTTGCAATTGTTAAGGGGGAAACGACTAGTTTTTGTTGGCGATTCCTTAAGTAGAAATATGCGGGAATCATTAGTTTGTATCTTACGACTTACAGAATTCGATTAAAGGTCAAGTCAAAAGTTTGGATCTGGGTTTGTAAGTTTGTTTGATCTGTGTTTCTAAAGATGGTGATGTTGATGGGGATGACGGTGGTGACATATTCTATTTTTGGTGGAGAGATAGTGTGGTGGTTGTGAAGTTGGTGGTGGTGCTTATAGAAGGTTGGAGGTTGGGTTGTGGAAAACAATATCAGTAGTGAGAAAAGCGGTGGTGGTGGCTTTAGCCGGTGTGGTGGCGGTGTTCAGTTATAAGAGAGAGAgttgtggtgatggtggttgttgGTGGGTGGTTTCGGATCTGGTAACCTGGTAACGGTGGTTGGTGGGTGATGGTGGGTTtaatggtggtggttgttggtttGTTTAGAGAGACTTCAAAGTTcaaagtgagagagagagagagagtaaaagAGAAAAGAGATTTTATATTTGAtcttatttgtttttatttatgctataaataattaagtaaaaagactaaactacccttaagtgaatagacttaactgaaaattttaaccttgttagtgctaaaggacgaaagatgtactgagttttcaaataaaggattgtaactgtaattattgaagttaaaggctatctattgcaatctgatacatacataaaggacgaaaaatgtaatttaaccaataatatataaaaagtagGTGGTGTTTTGTCTGTTTGTACCACCGACCTTTATATTTAAGAATATATATAGATTTGGTTACTAAATGTTATTATACTAGTTGATACCTCGCTCGCGTTGCGTGGCGatagccgaataattctcaatcaattaaaaacactactataattttgctaggaaaaaacCTAAAACGATGATAAGATCGTAATTTTCGGCCCAGGGCAAAACTGTattttttcaggactaatgagcgagtgttaggcagctcccttgaaacgaaaaaaaattaaatggagtcaaccaataaaaacaaaaaactcttatagttttgctaaaaaaactaaaacgatggaaaaAATGTAATTTTGAAATGGACCAATCGAAGAGTGCCCGGCAGCTGCCGGCATGACTGTAATCTTACActaggggcaaaattgtaatttaaccaggaaaacaaacaaaaacgatggaaaaaatgtaaatttaagttgatggcaaaatcgtaacttgacTGTGAGGAAAAAAaacctaatggcaaaactgtaaatttaaaaggggcaaaatcataatttttaaccgagGGGAAAATTGAACTTTTTTAGCtcggagcaaaagcgtaaatttatttttaagtgggggtaaaaacataattttgaagtgatggcaaaatcataattttaaggaaaaaaactaatggcaaaagtgTAAATTTAAACGGAGCAAAATCGTAACTTTTAACCAAGGGCAAAATTGAattttttagctgggagcaaaagcgtgaatttatttttaagtttgggtaaaaacataattttgaagtaatggaaaaatcgtaattttaaatcaggataaaatcgtaaatttgttgggccaataggggagtgccagaCAGCTGCCTGGCACTGTTCCCTTTGCCGCCCATTTCACCCAATTATTGAAAAGCACTATTACCGCATCTTGAGAATGTAGATGtagtaaattttctttatttaatagTTACAGTAAAAGAAAAGTTGTAACCTAAACTAGTAAATTATAATTAGAGTAAAATgttcggatagtccttgtggttttgtAAAGTAACAACTATAGTCCTTAACTTTTTGAGTGAATGagggttagttttctcagttttGTTACTCGGATGATCCTTGGAGTGAATGagggttagttttctcagttaagtgggtgtgaaatgaccttAATACCCTTACcgtattaaaaaatattaaaatattaaaagatAAAGTTAACTCAAGTGGCCCCCATCCCCACCCCCACACCTtctctctctttcctttctttcATGTTCTTTATCTACAACAGCTAGAACCCATCATacccttcttcttcatcttcttaaCCCCACCTAGAACCACCGTCCACTACCGATTCCGCTCACCGTCGAACCTACAACACCACCATACATCACCACAATATCATCACTAGCCACAACCTTTTAAAATCAGtagtcggggtgaggtggtggcggcgagttGCACTTGGTGAAACAATCATTACGGAACAAACCGTTACAAACAAAATCAACAACGATCTGTAACAACAGAAGTTTCCTGCAGTAGCGAAGTATCGACAACCACCCTACCTCCGGCGAACAGTTCCACTACACCCACCATATTTGATGAACAGTTCCGTTACAACTACCACCTCCGACTAACTACCAACAATCACCCCACCTCCGGACACCTCCAACTTAATTGACACACCTTTTTATCCCTTCTCTTTGGCACTTTCGTTACAACCACGCATCTCCGATCTGCACCCTCACAACCCGTCTACAAGCAACCCTCATCGTTTCACCACTTTAACACCCATCGCACCACCACCGTAAGCCACCATCTtgtcatttttgttgtttttatattttatggATTGCAATGAATATAGATTGTAAtatagggcatgtttggctaagctttttgaaacaacttattgacttattggatttttgaaaagtcataagctccaaaatgatgtttggcaatgagggtatatgtgagggggaaaagccaataagtcaataagtcactccatactgacttttccaaaaagccaataagtcaataagttgtttcaaaaagcttagccaaacatgcccataGATTGCATTTGTTTGGATTTCTTTGTCTTTGCAGATAAAGAACAGCAAAGAGAGGAAAGATGTAAGACCCTTCATGATATTTTATCATTTATATAGTAAGTGACACATTTATAAGTCTCTTTCATAGTAAAAGGTCGAATTAACGACTTTTATATAAACTTCAAAACTTTACATACGACATTCACTAACGTTTCCAAAACATGTTGCTCAAACCCAACAGACTTTACTTTTAGACCATACTAACCATCTATATAAAAGTATGAAAATACATCATCAAAACGTTTTGTGACAAAAGAAGTAGTTTCAATTGCGGAAGCTTCTTTGCGCGCGTGTTCGGTTTACTGTATAACTTGATCTTCATCCGCAAGTTGATATTATTACCTATGACCAAAAACCATTCAAAACATTAGTTAGATAAATTATAAGATGATTTAAACAAGTGCTAATGGTCAAAACTGACAAAAATCaaatttttctgcatctgggaagCGGTCGCGGGGCGCAACAGAGCACCCCCTAGctttcgcggggcgcgagagccgtcgcgtagcgcgacggtgCTTACCCTCCAGCGTCGCATGACGCGAGCCCTCCATTTCGGCAGAAGTTCAGTTTTGCAATCTGCACATTCCCAGCTCAACTAACCTTTACTAAAACGGACATAACTTGTCTGTTAATGATCCAAATTAGGTCCCGTTTCTTCTTACGTGACCGTAACTCGATATTCTATAACATAGAATCAAAATCCTACTTTTACCTAAGCAAATTTCTTTCGTTTAAGCCTTTGGATTATTGACATTTTCATAATTATCCGACCCGTTTCAATTTATGAACCATGGAATTTACCTATGAGCTCCAAAACATTTATAAGAGCTTACACATcaacatacttatatttttatgacaCATTGTATTAAAACTCAAGTTCCGTTAACGAAATATACACGTATTGATCAACCGGTTTATCCAAATTAGTTATATTCATTACTTTAACTCACCAAATGTCGCGGCTCCCGACcctaccctggacggagtcgggggccgcGGGCAGATTttagtggtacccgtggtatttaatttatgcgacagcggaagtctttttacaacaggatcttttcaccggaaaatgctcgtttaatatattacacaaagttaaGGGAtgaatcccataatttacaataagttgatttcacacagaaatctttattttccaaaacatgttttattcatttatttacactgagccacttctctgagcttgatagtgctttactgcacttttcctggatcacacagatcacctgaaacatgtttgaaaaaggttttgtcagcggggaaatactgagtgaatcattcagttttctaaaacgacccgttagttataaatttacagtattaagagcgattacaatgtttctatcaaccaattatcaagaatgggtatttgtcactcgaccagatctgtgactgtggtcataccactattgggccccgttgccctaatagtgacggtttactcacacagagtaataatcactcacatagagtaatactcactcacatagagtgataaaaatagtaatgtgcacaataccccacataccagctgtaatttggtgattacaaagacttaatccctgtaattataaccttgaaaataatttgaggtattgtaatacttactcacaaacggtgagaaaacagttttaaaagaagaatgactcacattgcagttttaacgagcaaatagataatgcctactgattagccttgattacacctagtttaacacaatgcacacacagacaggttagtaactaatacagcagttacgtcaattcacgagattaaaccctcacaacgattaatcagtgcaatactcgataattcaattggattcacaacgaataacagagtatagtccgaattcgaacagcactcaaatattcaagtcgaaatcacgacgaataatcaaagtacaggCTCAATTgcgcagcacccggactatcgttggatagttataatcgatcggacgttgaatcgtaatagcgatcgagttattaccctgattgtggcagcacctcgtgattcgtgtgtgtttgatAGTAATTTACGTCTAACTCAGTGTATATTATGAGTTTTAACGTCGAATGAACGtctgaattcaagtcccaaccccttctatttatactgaaaatttaaCCCGCCCGCGTGTCGCGTAAGATGACAGTGATtctgtcgcgactcgcctgggaaacccatctagcctagagtagccttgttgtgggtataggcctgctgagttgGTTTCGACTGAAACTTAGCTCCCACATAAAATTCGttaagatattaccaactagggtttatcccccctgagttttaggggccctgatcctgattccgattgttatgaaaattttagggttagtgcaaaattacttgggtgtcttaactagggttttcttattaactaattatcgttctaattattgattttagtggcagttgttacatcctccccaccttgagaaaaatctcgtcctcgagatttattggaataaatgaggatatttgcgcttcatttctgcttccagctcccaagtgtattctggtcctctccttgaattccatttgactttgaccaatactagtcgtttgtgtttaagaaacttgacttttctgtcctcgatctgtagtggttgctctataaatttcaacttttcgtttacctctatatcttgaagaggtactaccagggattcatcagataaacatttcttgaggttggatacatgaaatacatcatgtactccagccaattcttctggtagttgtaaccgataagctactggtcctattcgttgaatcacagggaatggtccaacgtatcttggacttagctttcctttctttccgaatcgtactactcctttccaaggagagacttttaaaagtactttatctcctacttgaaattctaaaggcttacgacgattgtctgcatagctcttctgacgatctcgagccgttttcaatatttccttaatctgagttatcttgtcagtagtttcttgtacaatttcaggacctgataattgactttctccgatttctgcccaacatactggagttctgcacttacgtccgtacaatgcttcgaatggtgcagcttcgatgcttgaatgataactattgttataggagaattcaattaatggcaaatggctatcccaattaccaccaaagtcaattacacatgctcggagcatgtcttctagagtttgtattgtcctttcactttgtccgtctgtttgtggatgataagcagtacttagatttagtcgagttcccattgctttctgaaaacttttccagaaatgagaagtaaaacgactatctctatctgatacaatggagagtgggactccatgtagggatactacttcgtccacatacagttgtgctaacctttccatgctaaaggtttctttcattggtaagaaatgagctgatttggttaatcggtctacaattacccaaattgcatcattaccttttctggtcctgggtaacttagtaacaaaatccattgttatgagttcccatttccatacaggcatttctaactgttgtagtagtcctgaaggtttctggtgttcagctttaacttgtgaacaagttaaacacttggatacgtattcagctatatcctttttcattcctatccaccaaaattatttcttaaatcttggtacatcttattgtttcctgggtgcatggtatacctagatttatgagcttcttctaaaatcttatttcttaactctccttgcttaggtacccaaattcgtttcttatggaatttccaaattccatcatttccttgttctagttcttttaggtaacctttcattccttcagcatcgtctttgattgctgtttcttgaacctctttgatttgtgccattaaatctacctggagatttaatctcagagcacggactcgtttctgtttctcatggtacttacgacttaaggcatctgcaactacatttgcctttccttcgtgatattggatatcacagtcgtaatcgcttagcatctccatccatcttctttgtctcatgtttaactctttttgcccaaatatatattttaaactcttatgatctgtataaacagtaaacttacttccatatagataatgtctccatatcttaagggcaaaaattatggctcctagttctagatcatgagtcgtataattttcttcgtgctttttcagttgtctagaagcatacgcaattaccttcttgcgttgcattaacacacatccatagcctaattttgaagcatcacaatatacttcaaagtcttctgttccttcaggtaaagctaagattggtgcattcgtcaatctatgctttaaaatcttaaaggcttcttcttgtctaggtccccattcaaacttagtggctttacaggttaacttagttaatggtacggctatcttagaaaaatctttgataaatcgtctatagtatccagctaagcctagaaaacttcttatctccattgctgtttgtgggaccttccactttctaattgcttctatcttagcaggatctacatggataccttcatgatttaccacatgacctaagaattgtacttcttgcagccaaagttcacactttgagaatttggcataaagcctttcttttcttaacagagttaagagaacgtgtaaatgttcacaatgttctttttggcttttggaataaataagtatgccgtcgatgaaaacgatcacaaatttatccaagtatggtttacagattcgattcatcatgtccatgaatgctgctggggcattcgttaatccaaagggcatgactgtaaactcataatgaccatacctagttctgaaagcggttttaggtatatcttcctcttgtactttcaactgatggtatccggatcttaaatctatctttgagaagtacctagctccttgtaattgatcgaaaagatcatcaatcctaggtaatgggtatcgattcttaattgtaaccttattcaattctctataatcgatacacattctcatcgatccatctttctttttcacaaacaacactggtgcaccccaaggggatgaactaggttgtatgaatcctttgcttaataattcttctaattgctttttcaattctaacatttcagtaggtgctaatctatatggtgctttagctattggtacagtacctggaattaaatgaattctaaactctacttctctatcaggtggtaattcttctggaaaaatgtCTGGatattctgacactaccgggatgtcctgaagttccttatctttagtgttaatgattactgaaatcatgtacaccatttcctgctttctcgaataactagccaatttcattactgaaatgaatttcagtggctttcgaggtttatttccaataattaaaattacttctc
This is a stretch of genomic DNA from Helianthus annuus cultivar XRQ/B chromosome 16, HanXRQr2.0-SUNRISE, whole genome shotgun sequence. It encodes these proteins:
- the LOC110916420 gene encoding metallothionein-like protein 4B yields the protein MADIRGRGVICDERCGCPSPCPGGVSCRCKSGRMESGGGEVEHKKCSCGGHCGCNPCSCSQATPSEGTGKAFCKCADGCTCVTCSS